In the Ramlibacter tataouinensis TTB310 genome, one interval contains:
- a CDS encoding Bug family tripartite tricarboxylate transporter substrate binding protein, with amino-acid sequence MTFSTSLSRRRAAALLAAAGAAVLAPAAWAQTAWPSKPVRIVVPFAAGGTTDILARAIAPELSKAFGQPFIVDNRAGAGGNVGADIVAKSPADGYTLLMGTVGTHGINRALYEKMPFDPIKDFAPITLVAGVPNVMVMNADKARSMGINNVQDFIRHAKANPGKLNMASSGNGTSIHLAGELFKTMSGTYMVHFPYRGSAPALLDMVAGNMDVMFDNLPSSMAQIKAGKLKALAVTSSQRSSALPDVPTVEEAGGLKGFDASSWFGLLAPAGTPADIVGRIQQEVARSLDTPAIKEKLQAQGAIPSGNTPAEFARLIDAEHKKWAGVVKASGAKVD; translated from the coding sequence ATGACCTTTTCGACCTCCCTGTCCCGCCGCCGCGCGGCGGCGCTGCTGGCGGCCGCGGGCGCCGCCGTGCTGGCGCCCGCCGCCTGGGCGCAGACCGCCTGGCCCAGCAAGCCGGTGCGCATCGTCGTGCCCTTCGCCGCCGGCGGCACCACCGACATCCTGGCGCGCGCCATCGCGCCCGAGCTGTCCAAGGCCTTCGGCCAGCCCTTCATCGTGGACAACCGCGCCGGCGCCGGCGGCAATGTGGGCGCCGACATCGTGGCCAAGTCGCCGGCGGACGGCTACACCCTGCTGATGGGCACGGTGGGCACGCACGGCATCAACCGCGCGCTGTACGAGAAGATGCCCTTCGACCCGATCAAGGACTTCGCGCCCATCACCCTGGTGGCCGGCGTGCCCAACGTGATGGTGATGAACGCGGACAAGGCGCGCAGCATGGGCATCAACAACGTGCAGGACTTCATCCGCCACGCCAAGGCCAACCCCGGCAAGCTGAACATGGCCTCCAGCGGCAACGGCACGTCCATCCACCTGGCCGGCGAGCTGTTCAAGACCATGAGCGGCACCTACATGGTCCACTTCCCGTACCGCGGCTCCGCCCCGGCGCTGCTGGACATGGTGGCCGGCAACATGGACGTGATGTTCGACAACCTGCCCTCCTCCATGGCGCAGATCAAGGCCGGCAAGCTCAAGGCCCTGGCCGTGACCAGCTCGCAGCGCTCGTCCGCGCTGCCCGACGTGCCCACGGTGGAGGAGGCCGGTGGCCTCAAGGGCTTCGACGCCAGCTCCTGGTTCGGCCTGCTGGCGCCGGCCGGCACCCCGGCCGACATCGTCGGCCGCATCCAGCAGGAGGTGGCCAGGTCGCTGGACACGCCGGCCATCAAGGAGAAGCTGCAGGCCCAGGGCGCCATCCCCAGCGGCAACACGCCGGCCGAGTTCGCGCGCCTGATCGACGCCGAGCACAAGAAATGGGCGGGGGTGGTGAAGGCCTCGGGCGCGAAGGTGGACTAA
- a CDS encoding DUF1840 domain-containing protein codes for MLYKFKSKAAGDLIMLEPNGRQILQIIGKDPAPQGILQPPEMPGAISALEHAVAKEEADQKAAIEEAQAKGEVPPRFEAISLRQRAVPFIEMLRRCHKAGKDIVWGV; via the coding sequence ATGCTCTACAAATTCAAATCCAAGGCCGCGGGCGACCTCATCATGCTGGAGCCCAACGGCCGGCAGATCCTGCAGATCATCGGCAAGGACCCGGCGCCCCAGGGCATCCTGCAGCCGCCGGAGATGCCCGGCGCCATCAGCGCGCTGGAGCACGCCGTCGCGAAAGAAGAGGCCGACCAGAAGGCGGCCATCGAGGAGGCGCAGGCCAAGGGCGAGGTGCCGCCGCGTTTCGAGGCCATCAGCCTGCGCCAGCGCGCCGTGCCCTTCATCGAGATGCTGCGCCGCTGCCACAAGGCCGGCAAGGACATCGTCTGGGGCGTCTGA
- a CDS encoding DMT family transporter codes for METQPGAAAIRAHRPRRHALLRRAAITQRRVGRLDATVRGLMWSLLAGALFVMLNTLMRGMALQLSPFQTQFLRYLMGLVVLAPLVLRGGLASWRPRNIGGQFTRGAVHTFGLALWFLAIPHITLADTTAIGFTTPIFIMLGAWLVFREPMRWERWLAALIGFGGVLIVVAPQLSGAGGGGWSLLMLASSPIFAASFLITKALTRYERPTVIVVWQSITVAVCSLPLALVSGWQWPSALQWAVFLLCGMLGSAGHYCLTRSFSIADISATQSVKFLDLVWASALGWLVFGDWPSRWTLAGGAVICASTLWIARRETRGPGGGRAGR; via the coding sequence ATGGAGACACAGCCCGGCGCTGCAGCAATACGCGCCCACCGGCCCCGCCGCCATGCCCTGCTGCGGCGCGCCGCCATCACCCAGCGCCGCGTCGGCCGGCTCGATGCCACGGTCCGCGGCCTGATGTGGTCCCTGCTGGCCGGAGCGCTGTTCGTGATGCTTAACACCCTGATGCGCGGCATGGCGCTGCAGCTCAGCCCGTTCCAGACCCAGTTCCTGCGCTACCTGATGGGCCTGGTGGTGCTGGCGCCGCTAGTGCTGCGCGGCGGCCTGGCGAGCTGGCGGCCGCGCAACATCGGCGGCCAGTTCACCCGCGGCGCCGTCCACACCTTCGGCCTGGCCCTGTGGTTCCTGGCCATCCCGCACATCACCCTGGCCGACACCACGGCGATCGGCTTCACGACGCCGATCTTCATCATGCTGGGCGCCTGGCTGGTGTTCCGGGAGCCCATGCGCTGGGAGCGCTGGCTGGCCGCGCTGATCGGCTTCGGCGGCGTGCTGATCGTGGTGGCGCCCCAGCTGTCGGGCGCGGGCGGCGGAGGCTGGTCGCTGCTGATGCTGGCGTCCTCGCCCATCTTCGCCGCGTCCTTCCTGATCACCAAGGCGCTGACCCGCTACGAACGGCCGACCGTGATCGTGGTCTGGCAGTCCATCACCGTCGCCGTGTGCAGCCTGCCCCTGGCGCTGGTGTCGGGTTGGCAGTGGCCGAGCGCGCTGCAGTGGGCCGTGTTCCTGCTGTGCGGCATGCTGGGCAGCGCCGGCCACTACTGCCTGACGCGCTCGTTCAGCATCGCCGACATCTCGGCCACCCAGTCGGTGAAGTTCCTGGACCTGGTCTGGGCCTCGGCCCTGGGCTGGCTGGTGTTCGGCGACTGGCCCAGCCGCTGGACCCTGGCGGGCGGCGCGGTGATCTGCGCCTCCACGCTGTGGATCGCGCGGCGCGAGACGCGCGGGCCGGGTGGGGGGCGGGCGGGGCGATGA
- a CDS encoding AMP-binding protein — protein MSAQTDHFVHDRLPPRSQWPQLRYDLPELRLPDRLNLAEELLDKAAAKGWADRPLLRSPRVTLTYAQARERVDRIARVLTEDLGLVPGNRVLLRGGNSVGMALSWLAVVKAGLVAVATMPLLRARELGDIIDKAQPAAALCDARLLDELEQARQGRPGLRQVVRFNAPDDPQDLGALCAAKPGDLPPCPTAADDIALMAFTSGTTGKPKAAVHTHRDVLAACEAWPRHVLRATPDDVVVGSPPLAFTFGLGGLLVFPMWAGASVYFADTPYTPESLVRTLHEAGATICYTAPTFYRQMAPWARELGVGRLRICVSAGEGLPDATRQLWKQASGIEMLDGIGATEMFHIFISSAGEQVRRGAIGQVVPGYQAKVVDDQGKEVPRGTVGKLAVIGPTGCRYLDDPRQANYVKDGWNHPGDAFVQDPDGYFFYQARTDDMIITAGYNVGGPEVEDALLRHPAVAECGVVGKPDEERGMIVKAFCVLKPGHVGDEAMVRALQEHVKSTIAPYKYPREIEFVAGLPRTETGKLQRFRLRQA, from the coding sequence ATGTCCGCCCAGACCGACCACTTCGTCCACGACCGCCTGCCGCCGCGCTCCCAGTGGCCGCAGCTGCGCTACGACCTGCCCGAGCTGCGCCTGCCCGATCGGCTCAACCTGGCGGAGGAGCTGCTGGACAAGGCGGCGGCCAAGGGCTGGGCCGACCGGCCCCTGCTGCGCTCGCCGCGCGTCACGCTCACCTATGCGCAGGCGCGCGAGCGCGTGGACCGCATCGCGCGGGTGCTCACCGAGGACCTGGGCCTGGTGCCCGGCAACCGCGTGCTGCTGCGGGGCGGCAACTCCGTCGGCATGGCGCTGTCCTGGCTGGCCGTGGTCAAGGCCGGGCTGGTCGCGGTCGCCACCATGCCCCTGCTGCGCGCGCGCGAGCTGGGCGACATCATCGACAAGGCCCAGCCCGCGGCCGCCCTGTGCGACGCCCGGCTGCTGGACGAGCTCGAGCAGGCGCGCCAGGGCCGGCCCGGCCTGCGGCAGGTGGTGAGGTTCAATGCGCCGGACGACCCGCAGGACCTGGGCGCGCTGTGCGCCGCCAAGCCCGGCGACCTGCCGCCCTGCCCCACGGCGGCCGACGACATCGCGCTGATGGCCTTCACCTCGGGCACCACGGGCAAGCCCAAGGCCGCGGTGCACACGCACCGCGACGTGCTGGCGGCCTGCGAGGCCTGGCCGCGGCATGTGCTGCGGGCCACGCCCGACGACGTGGTGGTCGGCTCGCCGCCGCTGGCCTTCACTTTCGGCCTGGGCGGGCTGCTGGTGTTCCCGATGTGGGCCGGCGCCTCGGTGTACTTCGCCGACACGCCCTACACGCCCGAAAGCCTGGTGCGCACCCTCCACGAGGCCGGCGCCACCATCTGCTACACCGCGCCCACCTTCTACCGCCAGATGGCCCCATGGGCGCGCGAGCTGGGCGTCGGCCGCCTGCGCATCTGCGTCAGCGCCGGCGAGGGCCTGCCGGATGCCACGCGCCAGCTGTGGAAGCAGGCCAGCGGCATCGAGATGCTGGACGGCATAGGCGCCACCGAGATGTTCCACATCTTCATCTCCTCGGCCGGCGAGCAGGTGCGCCGCGGCGCCATCGGCCAGGTCGTGCCCGGCTACCAGGCGAAGGTCGTGGACGACCAGGGCAAGGAGGTGCCGCGCGGCACCGTGGGCAAGCTGGCGGTGATCGGCCCCACCGGCTGCCGCTACCTGGACGACCCCCGCCAGGCCAACTACGTGAAGGACGGCTGGAACCACCCGGGCGACGCCTTCGTGCAGGACCCCGACGGCTACTTCTTCTACCAGGCGCGCACCGACGACATGATCATCACGGCTGGCTACAACGTCGGGGGGCCGGAGGTCGAGGATGCGCTGCTGCGCCACCCGGCGGTGGCCGAGTGCGGCGTCGTGGGCAAGCCCGACGAGGAGCGCGGCATGATCGTCAAGGCCTTCTGCGTGCTCAAGCCCGGGCACGTGGGCGACGAGGCCATGGTCCGGGCGCTGCAGGAGCACGTGAAGTCCACCATCGCTCCCTACAAGTACCCGCGCGAGATCGAGTTCGTCGCCGGCCTGCCGCGCACCGAGACCGGCAAGCTGCAGCGCTTCCGGCTGCGCCAGGCCTGA
- a CDS encoding 5'-nucleotidase yields the protein MAATLDDKLVVAISSRALFNLEEENRIFESGDAAAYMALQLQRLELPAAPGIAFSLIKKLLAFNDTSDQRVQVVILSRNDPVSGMRIFHSGAANQIKLERGVFTQGRPPFRYLRPLRAHLFLSANAEDVREALNAGFPAARVLTESAQAGNNYPDEVRIAFDGDAVLFSDEAERIFQDEGLDAFQQHEIAKAAQPLPEGPFKPLLAALHRLQRAGTPAMKIRTALVTARSAPAHERALRTLMAWNIQVDEAMFLGGLPKGEFLREFEPDFFFDDQTRHVDHAARHVPSGHVAGGIVNL from the coding sequence ATGGCGGCGACGCTCGACGACAAGCTGGTGGTGGCGATCTCCTCGCGCGCCCTGTTCAACTTGGAGGAGGAGAACCGCATCTTCGAAAGCGGCGACGCCGCGGCCTACATGGCGCTGCAGCTGCAGCGGCTGGAGCTACCCGCCGCGCCGGGCATCGCCTTCTCGCTGATCAAGAAGCTGCTGGCCTTCAACGACACCTCCGACCAGCGGGTGCAGGTGGTGATCCTCTCGCGCAACGACCCGGTCTCGGGCATGCGCATCTTCCATTCGGGCGCTGCCAACCAGATCAAGCTCGAGCGCGGCGTGTTCACGCAAGGCCGCCCGCCGTTCCGTTACCTGCGGCCCTTGCGCGCGCACCTGTTCCTGTCGGCCAATGCCGAGGACGTGCGCGAGGCGCTCAACGCCGGCTTCCCGGCCGCGCGCGTGCTGACCGAATCGGCGCAGGCCGGCAACAACTACCCCGACGAGGTGCGCATCGCGTTCGACGGCGACGCCGTGCTGTTCTCCGACGAGGCCGAGCGCATCTTCCAGGACGAAGGCCTCGATGCCTTCCAGCAGCACGAGATCGCCAAGGCCGCGCAGCCGCTGCCCGAGGGCCCGTTCAAGCCCCTGCTCGCTGCGCTTCACCGGTTGCAGCGGGCCGGCACGCCCGCCATGAAGATCCGAACGGCGCTGGTGACGGCGCGCAGCGCGCCAGCCCACGAGCGGGCGCTGCGCACGCTCATGGCCTGGAACATCCAGGTGGACGAAGCCATGTTCCTCGGCGGCCTGCCCAAGGGCGAATTCCTGCGCGAATTCGAGCCGGACTTCTTCTTCGACGACCAGACGCGGCACGTCGACCATGCGGCGCGGCACGTGCCGTCGGGGCATGTGGCTGGCGGGATCGTCAACCTGTAG
- a CDS encoding class I SAM-dependent methyltransferase — MDAIIRRIEAQLAGSPVTVALQLPGGRRAGPANAAVILRFSDWPALATLSAGQIGQLAEDYVENRVGIEGSMRDIMLAAAHLLPGSPVASDTGWWTQMMRRAKSLAAHSPQRDARQIQFHYDVSDDFYALWLDPRRVYSCAYYREPGMSLAQAQEAKLDHICRKLMLRAGERFLDIGAGWGGLLLWAAEHYGVQATGITLSKNQHAHVHRLIEEKGLRGRVRIHLMDYRELNESQGFDKIASVGMFEHVGQANMPLYFAKIQRLLKPGGLAMNHGITAASVHPGQLGAGMGDFIGKYIFPGGELLHTSQVLRDLAGAGLEMLDTENLRPHYARTLWAWSDALESHLPDAARVLERTGRAAEAGKVLRAYRLYLAGCAMSFERGWISLHQILAARPDGNMSTGALRGAQSTYPFTREYMYPS; from the coding sequence ATGGACGCAATCATCCGCAGGATCGAGGCCCAGCTGGCCGGCTCCCCGGTGACGGTCGCGCTGCAACTGCCGGGCGGCCGGCGCGCCGGCCCCGCCAATGCGGCCGTGATCCTGAGGTTCTCCGACTGGCCCGCGCTGGCCACGCTGTCGGCCGGACAGATCGGCCAGCTGGCCGAGGATTACGTCGAGAACCGCGTCGGCATCGAAGGGTCCATGCGCGACATCATGCTGGCGGCCGCCCACCTGCTGCCCGGCAGCCCGGTCGCCAGCGACACCGGCTGGTGGACGCAGATGATGCGCCGCGCCAAGTCGCTGGCCGCGCACTCGCCGCAGCGCGACGCCCGGCAAATCCAGTTCCATTACGACGTCTCGGACGACTTCTACGCGCTGTGGCTGGACCCGCGCCGCGTCTACTCCTGCGCCTACTACCGCGAGCCGGGGATGTCGCTGGCGCAGGCGCAGGAGGCCAAGCTGGACCACATCTGCCGCAAGCTGATGCTGCGCGCGGGCGAGCGCTTCCTGGACATAGGCGCCGGCTGGGGCGGGCTGCTGCTGTGGGCCGCCGAGCACTACGGCGTGCAGGCCACCGGCATCACGTTGTCGAAGAACCAGCACGCCCACGTCCACCGGCTGATCGAGGAGAAGGGCCTGCGCGGGCGCGTGCGCATCCATCTCATGGACTACCGCGAGCTGAACGAATCGCAGGGCTTCGACAAGATCGCCTCGGTCGGCATGTTCGAGCACGTGGGCCAGGCCAACATGCCCCTGTACTTCGCCAAGATCCAGCGGCTGCTCAAACCCGGCGGGCTGGCGATGAACCACGGCATCACGGCCGCCAGCGTCCACCCCGGCCAGCTGGGCGCGGGCATGGGCGACTTCATCGGCAAGTACATCTTCCCGGGCGGCGAGCTGCTGCACACCAGCCAGGTGCTGCGCGACCTGGCGGGCGCCGGGCTGGAGATGCTGGACACCGAGAACCTGCGGCCGCATTACGCCCGCACGCTGTGGGCCTGGTCGGACGCCCTGGAGTCGCACCTGCCGGACGCGGCGCGGGTGCTCGAGCGCACCGGCCGCGCCGCCGAAGCGGGCAAGGTGCTGCGGGCCTACCGGCTGTACCTGGCCGGCTGCGCCATGTCCTTCGAACGCGGATGGATCTCGCTGCACCAGATCCTCGCCGCCCGTCCCGACGGCAACATGAGCACCGGCGCGCTGCGCGGCGCCCAGTCCACCTACCCCTTCACTCGCGAGTACATGTACCCCAGCTGA
- a CDS encoding tripartite tricarboxylate transporter substrate binding protein: MTHRRDLLAAAAAAAFPGLAAAQAFPSRPLRIVVPFGAGGIADLTARAVAKALGEGLRQGVVVENKPGAGGIVAGETVARAEPDGHTLLLMSNGTAVSAGLFRSLPFDPRKDFAPIVTLGFFDIAVLAAAGGRFPSMKDLLAYARANPGRLNVASINIGSTQHLAAELLKTSAGVDFQVVPFNGSPAVLTALRGGQVDAAVEILGPMMGQIASRTVVPLAVMGSQRAAGLADVPTVAESGVRGFDAASWNALAAPARTPPQVIARLNREANQALAGPGLRRQLAELNVRPAGGTPEQLGDLLASEIRRWSEVIVRAKVPRQ, encoded by the coding sequence ATGACCCACCGGCGTGATCTGCTCGCCGCCGCCGCCGCCGCGGCCTTCCCCGGCCTCGCGGCCGCGCAGGCCTTTCCCTCCAGGCCCCTGCGCATCGTGGTGCCGTTCGGCGCGGGCGGCATCGCCGACCTCACCGCGCGGGCGGTCGCCAAGGCGCTGGGCGAGGGCCTGCGCCAGGGGGTGGTGGTCGAGAACAAGCCCGGGGCCGGGGGCATCGTGGCCGGCGAGACGGTGGCCCGGGCCGAGCCGGACGGCCACACCCTGCTGCTGATGAGCAATGGCACGGCCGTGAGCGCGGGCCTGTTCAGGTCGCTGCCCTTCGATCCGCGGAAGGACTTCGCGCCCATCGTGACGCTGGGCTTCTTCGACATCGCGGTGCTCGCGGCCGCGGGCGGCCGGTTCCCATCCATGAAGGACCTGCTGGCCTACGCCAGGGCGAACCCGGGCAGGCTGAACGTGGCCTCCATCAACATCGGCAGCACGCAGCACCTGGCGGCCGAACTGCTCAAGACCTCGGCGGGCGTGGACTTCCAGGTGGTTCCGTTCAACGGCTCGCCCGCCGTGCTCACCGCGCTGCGCGGCGGCCAGGTGGACGCGGCGGTCGAGATCCTGGGGCCCATGATGGGGCAGATCGCGTCCAGGACCGTGGTGCCGCTGGCGGTGATGGGCTCGCAGCGTGCGGCGGGCCTGGCCGACGTGCCCACCGTCGCGGAAAGCGGCGTGCGCGGTTTCGACGCCGCCTCCTGGAACGCGCTGGCCGCGCCGGCGCGCACGCCGCCGCAGGTGATCGCGCGCCTGAACCGCGAGGCGAACCAGGCCCTGGCCGGCCCCGGGCTGCGCAGGCAGCTGGCGGAACTCAACGTCCGCCCCGCGGGCGGCACGCCCGAGCAGCTGGGTGACCTGCTGGCCTCCGAGATCAGGCGCTGGTCGGAGGTGATAGTGCGCGCCAAGGTGCCACGGCAGTAA
- a CDS encoding efflux RND transporter periplasmic adaptor subunit translates to MKKLPTPTPAPLLALLLAAAFVLAGCKPAQSAGGPPQAPPVSVAPAVVRSVADSEEFTGRLEAPETVEVRPRVGGTVEQVHFADGARVARDALLFTIDPRPYEAEVQRAQAQLAAARTRAELAKAELARAEKLVSQQAISRQEYDQLASAAGTAQADIGVAEAAVRIARLNLGYTAVRAPIAGRASRALITTGNLVTQQSLLTTVVSTHRMQAYFDGSEQTFLRLRRQGGELAPVRMGLADDEGYPRQGRVDFVDNRLNAQTGAIRMRAVFDNAKGDLAPGLFARIQMPGGAPQPAVLTPERAIGTDQNKRYVFVVGADNMPQFREVKPGPLIDGMRVVTSGLKEGELVIVDGLQRVRPGMAVAPTALAVDERGMPVPKAPGGNGNGAPAPAKS, encoded by the coding sequence ATGAAGAAACTTCCGACTCCCACCCCCGCACCGCTGCTGGCCCTGCTGCTGGCGGCGGCTTTCGTGCTGGCCGGCTGCAAGCCGGCGCAGAGCGCGGGCGGACCGCCGCAGGCGCCGCCGGTCTCGGTGGCGCCCGCGGTCGTGCGCTCGGTCGCGGACTCCGAGGAGTTCACCGGCCGCCTCGAGGCGCCCGAGACGGTGGAGGTGCGGCCGCGCGTGGGCGGCACCGTCGAGCAGGTGCACTTCGCCGACGGCGCGCGCGTGGCCAGGGACGCGCTGCTGTTCACCATCGACCCGCGCCCTTACGAGGCCGAGGTGCAGCGCGCGCAGGCGCAGCTGGCAGCCGCGCGCACGCGCGCCGAGCTGGCCAAGGCCGAGCTGGCGCGGGCCGAGAAGCTGGTGTCGCAGCAGGCGATCTCGCGCCAGGAGTACGACCAGCTCGCCTCGGCCGCGGGCACGGCGCAGGCCGACATCGGCGTGGCCGAGGCCGCGGTGCGCATCGCGCGGCTGAACCTGGGCTACACGGCGGTGCGCGCGCCGATCGCGGGCCGCGCCTCGCGCGCGCTCATCACGACGGGCAACCTGGTCACGCAGCAGAGCCTGCTGACCACCGTGGTCTCCACCCACCGCATGCAGGCCTACTTCGACGGCAGCGAGCAGACCTTCCTGCGCCTGCGCCGCCAGGGCGGCGAGCTCGCGCCCGTGCGCATGGGGCTGGCCGACGACGAGGGCTACCCGCGCCAGGGCCGGGTGGATTTCGTGGACAACCGGCTGAACGCGCAGACCGGCGCCATCCGCATGCGCGCCGTGTTCGACAACGCCAAGGGCGACCTGGCCCCCGGCCTGTTCGCCCGCATCCAGATGCCCGGCGGCGCGCCGCAGCCGGCGGTTCTCACGCCCGAGCGCGCCATCGGCACCGACCAGAACAAGCGGTACGTGTTCGTCGTGGGTGCCGACAACATGCCCCAGTTCCGGGAGGTCAAGCCAGGCCCGCTGATCGACGGCATGCGCGTCGTCACCTCGGGCCTCAAGGAAGGCGAGCTGGTCATCGTCGACGGCCTGCAGCGCGTGCGCCCCGGCATGGCGGTGGCGCCCACGGCGCTGGCGGTGGACGAGCGCGGCATGCCCGTGCCCAAGGCACCGGGCGGCAACGGCAACGGCGCCCCGGCCCCGGCCAAGTCCTGA
- the gspF gene encoding type II secretion system inner membrane protein GspF, protein MPAYSFEALDAQGATRKGVMEADTAKAARGLLRAQALVPLQVVPVVTGAAANERRFAWGSGWLTRPVFTPTSLAIWTRQLAGLIASGLPLERALTALTEEADNEREHLLLAALRAEVNAGSPFAKALAQFPRDFSDIYVAVIGAGEQSGHLGQVLERLADDLEDRQALKAKLVGAALYPAIVTVVAIAIVLFLVTYVVPQVANVFAGTKRALPFLTAAMLGLSAAVREWGWLGALLLAGGTVGLRLGLRNEGFRERFDAGWLRLPLVGRLARGYNAARFASTLAMLAGAGVPILKALQAAGETLSNRSMRADAMDALVLVREGAPLASALAQKKRFPGLLSMFARLGEQTGQLPVMLQRAANQLGTEVQRRAMQLATILEPLLIVAMGLVVMLIVLAVLLPIIQLNQWVR, encoded by the coding sequence ATGCCTGCGTATTCATTCGAAGCCCTGGACGCCCAGGGCGCCACGCGCAAGGGCGTGATGGAGGCGGACACCGCCAAGGCGGCGCGCGGCCTGCTGCGCGCCCAGGCGCTGGTGCCGCTGCAGGTGGTGCCCGTGGTCACCGGCGCGGCGGCCAACGAGCGGCGCTTCGCCTGGGGGTCCGGCTGGCTGACCCGGCCGGTGTTCACGCCCACCAGCCTGGCCATCTGGACGCGCCAGCTGGCCGGGCTGATCGCCTCCGGGCTGCCGCTGGAGCGGGCGCTCACGGCCTTGACCGAGGAGGCCGACAACGAGCGCGAGCACCTGCTGCTGGCGGCGCTGCGCGCCGAGGTCAACGCCGGCTCGCCGTTCGCCAAGGCGCTGGCGCAGTTCCCGCGCGACTTCTCCGACATCTACGTGGCCGTCATCGGCGCCGGCGAGCAGAGCGGCCACCTGGGCCAGGTGCTGGAGCGCCTGGCCGACGACCTGGAGGACCGGCAGGCGCTCAAGGCCAAGCTGGTCGGCGCGGCCCTGTACCCCGCCATCGTCACCGTGGTGGCCATCGCCATCGTGCTGTTCCTGGTCACCTACGTGGTGCCGCAGGTGGCCAACGTGTTCGCCGGCACCAAGCGCGCCCTGCCCTTCCTCACGGCCGCCATGCTGGGCCTGAGCGCCGCCGTGCGCGAGTGGGGCTGGCTGGGCGCGCTGCTGCTGGCCGGCGGCACGGTGGGCCTGCGGCTGGGCCTGCGCAACGAGGGTTTCCGCGAGCGCTTCGACGCCGGCTGGCTGCGCCTGCCCCTGGTGGGCCGGCTGGCGCGAGGCTACAACGCCGCCCGCTTCGCCAGCACCCTGGCCATGCTGGCCGGCGCCGGCGTGCCCATCCTCAAGGCCCTGCAGGCCGCCGGCGAGACCTTGAGCAACCGCTCCATGCGCGCCGACGCCATGGATGCCCTGGTGCTGGTGCGCGAGGGCGCGCCGCTGGCCTCGGCCCTGGCGCAGAAGAAGCGCTTCCCCGGGCTGCTGAGCATGTTCGCGCGCCTGGGCGAGCAGACCGGCCAGCTGCCGGTGATGCTGCAGCGCGCCGCCAACCAGCTGGGCACCGAGGTGCAGCGCCGCGCCATGCAGCTGGCCACCATCCTGGAGCCGCTGCTGATCGTGGCCATGGGCCTGGTGGTGATGCTGATCGTGCTGGCCGTGCTGCTGCCCATCATCCAGCTCAACCAATGGGTGAGGTGA
- a CDS encoding MarR family winged helix-turn-helix transcriptional regulator, with translation MDMEARAHSEHPEALRLWLRLLTCTQIVEKQVRTRLRERFGITLPRFDLMAQLERAPEGLKMNELSRRMMVTGGNVTGITDQLVAEGLVDRQDVEGDRRAWRVRLTPKGRKLFHEMAAQHEQWIVEAFASLNDKDLATLHRLLGKVKDTAREHGPAVV, from the coding sequence ATGGACATGGAAGCCCGCGCGCACAGCGAGCACCCCGAGGCCCTGCGCCTCTGGCTGCGCCTGCTGACCTGCACGCAGATCGTGGAGAAGCAGGTGCGCACCCGTCTGCGCGAGCGCTTCGGCATCACGCTGCCGCGGTTCGACCTGATGGCCCAGCTGGAACGCGCGCCCGAAGGCCTGAAGATGAACGAGCTGTCGCGCCGCATGATGGTCACCGGCGGCAACGTGACCGGCATCACCGACCAGCTGGTGGCCGAAGGGCTGGTCGACCGGCAGGACGTGGAAGGCGACCGCCGTGCCTGGCGCGTGCGCCTGACGCCCAAGGGCCGCAAGCTGTTCCACGAGATGGCCGCCCAGCACGAGCAATGGATCGTGGAGGCCTTCGCCAGCCTCAACGACAAGGACCTCGCCACGCTGCACCGGCTGCTAGGCAAGGTCAAGGACACCGCCCGCGAACACGGCCCCGCCGTGGTCTGA
- the ribB gene encoding 3,4-dihydroxy-2-butanone-4-phosphate synthase yields MTPTLSPAIPQAGDITLSSLPEILAQVAAGRPVLVLDDAGREDEADLVCAADRITPGVMAMMIREGSGIVCLCIRPGKAGELKLRPMVEVNRSRHATAFTQSIEAAHGVSTGVSAADRVQTIQCALRSTLERSEIVSPGHVFPLVARPGGVLEREGHTEAAVDLAVLAGCAPAGVLCELMNPDGSMARGAQVQAFARAHGLLCTTVEAIAEWRRRHPAAMC; encoded by the coding sequence ATGACCCCCACCCTTTCCCCCGCCATTCCCCAGGCCGGCGACATCACGCTGTCCTCCCTCCCCGAGATCCTGGCCCAGGTGGCCGCCGGCCGGCCCGTGCTGGTGCTGGACGACGCCGGCCGCGAGGACGAGGCCGACCTGGTCTGCGCGGCCGACCGCATCACGCCCGGCGTGATGGCGATGATGATCCGCGAGGGCAGCGGCATCGTCTGCCTGTGCATCCGGCCTGGCAAGGCCGGCGAGCTCAAGCTCAGGCCCATGGTCGAGGTGAACCGCTCGCGGCACGCGACCGCCTTCACCCAGTCCATCGAGGCGGCGCACGGCGTGAGCACCGGCGTGTCGGCCGCCGACCGGGTGCAGACCATCCAGTGCGCGCTGCGCTCCACCCTGGAGCGCAGCGAGATCGTCAGCCCCGGCCATGTGTTCCCCCTGGTCGCGCGCCCGGGCGGCGTGCTGGAGCGCGAGGGCCATACCGAGGCGGCCGTGGACCTGGCCGTGCTGGCGGGCTGCGCGCCGGCCGGCGTGCTGTGCGAGCTGATGAACCCGGACGGCAGCATGGCCCGCGGCGCGCAGGTCCAGGCCTTCGCCCGCGCCCATGGCCTGCTGTGCACCACGGTGGAGGCGATCGCCGAATGGCGCCGCCGGCACCCGGCGGCCATGTGCTGA